In one window of Flavobacterium ginsengisoli DNA:
- a CDS encoding winged helix DNA-binding domain-containing protein yields MTHDEISHYRLVSQKLYKTTSCSPQEIVKHLGAMQAQDYAMAKWAIGSRCDAGEKEIEEAINSGKIIRTHILRPTWHFVSPDDIYWMLDLSAPQVKRFTSSATKKYSFDEKKLNQANTSIEKLLAGNNHLTRDEIMQELGIKKTSSADFLSAAIMMNAELDGLVCNGEMKGKQITYALLEERVSKPNSKLNKEEALAKLALRYFESHGPATVLDFSWWSGFAPTICQKAINAIELQLNKITIDNQQYWLKKDINNTDNFREIVHFLPAFDEILISYKTREASFQTDHQSKVFTNNGIFKPIILENGKVIGIWKRTIKKDHAKIETELFKEIETDKKHILFEGIKSFETYLGTKIVIE; encoded by the coding sequence ATGACACACGACGAAATTTCGCATTACCGTTTGGTTTCGCAAAAGCTTTATAAAACAACTTCTTGTTCGCCACAAGAAATTGTAAAACATCTTGGTGCTATGCAGGCTCAAGATTATGCAATGGCAAAATGGGCCATTGGTTCTCGTTGTGATGCTGGCGAAAAAGAGATTGAAGAGGCTATAAATTCGGGCAAAATTATCCGAACTCATATTCTGCGTCCGACTTGGCATTTTGTTTCTCCTGATGATATTTATTGGATGCTGGATCTTTCGGCTCCGCAAGTAAAACGTTTCACTTCTTCTGCGACTAAAAAATATAGTTTTGATGAGAAAAAGCTAAACCAAGCTAATACTTCTATCGAAAAACTATTGGCAGGAAACAATCATTTGACTCGAGATGAAATCATGCAGGAACTTGGCATCAAGAAAACTTCAAGCGCCGATTTCTTGAGTGCCGCCATTATGATGAATGCCGAATTGGATGGTTTAGTCTGCAATGGAGAAATGAAAGGCAAACAAATTACGTATGCTTTGCTCGAAGAAAGAGTTTCTAAACCAAACTCCAAACTAAATAAAGAAGAAGCTTTAGCCAAACTTGCTTTACGTTATTTTGAAAGTCATGGTCCTGCAACAGTACTTGATTTCTCTTGGTGGTCGGGTTTTGCTCCCACAATTTGCCAAAAAGCAATTAACGCAATAGAGTTGCAATTAAACAAAATTACTATTGATAATCAGCAATATTGGCTTAAAAAAGACATTAACAATACAGATAACTTTCGCGAAATCGTACATTTTCTTCCCGCTTTTGATGAGATCCTGATTTCGTATAAAACACGAGAAGCTTCTTTTCAAACAGATCATCAATCGAAAGTTTTTACTAATAATGGCATCTTTAAACCCATAATTTTAGAAAATGGAAAAGTGATCGGCATTTGGAAAAGGACAATCAAAAAAGATCATGCTAAAATAGAAACGGAGCTTTTCAAAGAAATCGAAACCGACAAAAAACACATCTTATTTGAAGGAATTAAATCTTTTGAAACCTATTTGGGAACCAAAATTGTTATTGAATAA
- a CDS encoding 3'-5' exonuclease produces MIEKINLNNILFLDIETVPEEENFNSLDAEMQTLWDLKTQYQRKDEFSPEEFYERAGIWAEFGKIICISVGFFTIKGDIRNFRVTSFFGDEKKILKDFSNLVNNHFNQPQHLMCGHNSKEFDIPFIARRMIINQMAIPDKLNLFGKKPWEVPHLDTLELWKFGDYKHFTSLKLLTKILGVPSPKGDIDGSQVAHVYYVEKDIDRIITYCEKDTIAVAQVFLRLRREDLLIDEEIIHV; encoded by the coding sequence ATGATTGAAAAAATAAACCTAAATAACATTTTATTTCTTGATATAGAAACAGTTCCTGAAGAAGAGAATTTCAATTCGCTTGACGCTGAAATGCAAACGCTTTGGGACTTGAAAACGCAATATCAACGAAAAGACGAGTTTTCTCCCGAAGAATTTTACGAACGTGCTGGAATTTGGGCTGAATTTGGAAAGATAATTTGCATTTCGGTTGGTTTTTTTACGATCAAAGGAGATATTAGAAATTTTAGAGTTACCTCATTTTTTGGCGATGAGAAGAAAATTCTAAAAGACTTTTCGAATCTGGTTAACAATCATTTTAATCAGCCGCAGCATTTGATGTGTGGGCATAATTCAAAAGAATTTGATATTCCGTTTATTGCAAGAAGGATGATTATCAATCAAATGGCAATTCCAGATAAACTGAATTTATTTGGTAAAAAGCCTTGGGAAGTTCCGCATTTGGATACTTTAGAATTATGGAAATTTGGCGATTATAAGCATTTTACATCTTTAAAATTGCTCACCAAGATTCTTGGAGTTCCTTCTCCAAAAGGTGATATTGACGGAAGTCAGGTTGCACATGTCTATTATGTTGAAAAAGATATTGACCGAATCATTACCTATTGCGAAAAAGACACCATTGCAGTTGCTCAGGTTTTCTTGCGCTTGCGTCGAGAAGATTTATTGATTGATGAAGAGATTATTCATGTATAG
- a CDS encoding methylated-DNA--[protein]-cysteine S-methyltransferase — protein METVFINSPLGITKIIGDENGISVISVSDIGTNEVSETIPEVLQNAVLQLNEYFEGKRTDFDLKLNPQGTEFQQKVWKALLEIPYGKTVSYMDQTKKLGDVKAIRAVASANGKNPLWIVVPCHRVIGTNESLTGYAGGLSRKKWLLEHESPSPQQSLF, from the coding sequence ATGGAAACAGTTTTCATCAATTCGCCTCTCGGAATCACCAAAATCATTGGAGATGAAAACGGCATTTCGGTAATTTCTGTTTCTGATATTGGTACGAATGAGGTTTCAGAAACTATTCCAGAAGTTTTACAAAATGCAGTTTTGCAATTAAATGAATATTTTGAAGGAAAAAGAACCGATTTTGATTTAAAACTGAATCCGCAAGGAACCGAATTTCAGCAGAAAGTCTGGAAAGCTTTATTGGAAATCCCGTACGGAAAAACGGTAAGTTACATGGATCAGACCAAAAAACTTGGAGATGTAAAAGCAATTCGCGCTGTAGCCTCGGCAAATGGTAAAAATCCGCTTTGGATTGTAGTTCCTTGTCATCGCGTGATTGGAACAAACGAATCCTTGACTGGATATGCTGGAGGGTTATCTCGTAAAAAATGGCTTTTGGAACATGAAAGCCCATCTCCACAGCAAAGTTTGTTTTAA
- a CDS encoding GNAT family N-acetyltransferase has product MEYSIRNCEITDLPKLLVLIEKHAEFEKAEFSPEGKEDGLKNALFGQNPKLFCLVVATNETIVGYTSYTFDFSTWNAQNFLYMDCLFLEEETRGFGIGEILIERLKEIGKQNNCVNIQWQTPEFNTRAIKFYNRMGAKGKDKVRFTLTL; this is encoded by the coding sequence ATGGAATATTCAATAAGAAACTGTGAAATCACAGATTTGCCCAAACTACTTGTTTTAATTGAAAAACACGCAGAATTTGAAAAAGCTGAGTTTTCTCCTGAAGGAAAAGAAGATGGTTTAAAAAACGCTTTATTTGGCCAAAATCCAAAATTATTTTGCTTGGTTGTGGCTACAAACGAAACGATTGTTGGTTACACTTCTTATACGTTTGATTTTTCGACCTGGAACGCACAAAACTTTCTCTACATGGATTGTTTATTCTTGGAAGAAGAAACCAGAGGTTTTGGAATTGGAGAAATCTTAATCGAGAGATTAAAAGAAATAGGAAAACAAAACAATTGCGTTAACATTCAATGGCAAACGCCGGAATTCAATACAAGAGCGATTAAATTTTATAACAGAATGGGCGCAAAAGGAAAAGACAAAGTCCGATTTACTTTAACTTTGTAA
- a CDS encoding LysR family transcriptional regulator gives MEIRHLKLIKAIVEEGSITKAIDKLHLTQSALSHQLKEAEYQLGTAIFLRTNKKLVLTKAGEKIYEIANEILNKLAETETQIKQMVFGEHGEIRISTECFSSYHWLPSVLKQFHLLYPNVELKIVAEATHIPLQKLLENTIDIAIVSDQIKDSNIKYQELFQDEMVMVVSENHAWSDKKYVVAEDFINEHLIIHSLPLETVTIHQFLLAPAKVNPKKITPMPLTEASLEMVKADMGVMSMAKWAFTPYLKTTSLRAVKVGKNGLKRKHFIATRAKESYPDYFHHFISFLQNEINLQWNIQ, from the coding sequence ATGGAAATACGCCACTTAAAATTGATCAAAGCAATTGTCGAAGAAGGAAGCATCACAAAAGCGATCGACAAACTTCATTTAACACAATCGGCTTTGAGCCATCAGCTTAAAGAAGCCGAATATCAATTGGGAACCGCCATATTTTTAAGAACAAACAAAAAATTAGTGCTTACAAAAGCTGGTGAAAAAATCTACGAAATTGCCAACGAAATACTGAATAAACTTGCCGAAACCGAAACTCAAATCAAACAAATGGTCTTTGGTGAACATGGCGAAATCAGAATCAGTACTGAATGTTTCTCAAGTTATCATTGGCTTCCTTCGGTTTTAAAGCAATTTCATCTTTTATATCCGAATGTAGAATTGAAAATCGTAGCCGAGGCGACTCATATTCCGTTGCAAAAATTGCTGGAAAACACCATTGACATTGCCATTGTAAGCGATCAGATAAAAGACAGCAACATCAAATATCAAGAGCTTTTTCAGGATGAAATGGTTATGGTAGTTTCAGAAAACCATGCTTGGTCTGATAAAAAATATGTAGTTGCAGAAGACTTCATCAACGAACATTTGATTATTCATTCACTTCCTTTGGAGACCGTTACTATTCACCAATTTCTTTTGGCTCCTGCCAAAGTAAATCCGAAGAAAATAACGCCAATGCCATTAACCGAAGCTTCGCTCGAAATGGTTAAAGCCGATATGGGCGTGATGTCAATGGCAAAATGGGCATTTACACCCTATTTAAAAACCACTTCTTTACGAGCAGTGAAAGTTGGAAAAAATGGATTGAAAAGAAAACACTTTATTGCCACACGTGCTAAAGAAAGTTATCCCGATTATTTTCATCATTTCATTAGCTTTTTACAAAATGAAATTAACTTACAATGGAATATTCAATAA
- a CDS encoding rhodanese-like domain-containing protein, whose product MEAQIKHYENKLAFEMDPSDLFEALNNGEKIIVIDARRAFGYDEEHIPNAINIPHREMNLETTKDLDKDVLYVTYCTGIGCNASTKGALNMTKLGFKVKELIGGLEWWKIDGYATEGTKGEKQGLKIECAC is encoded by the coding sequence ATGGAAGCACAAATTAAACATTATGAAAACAAGTTAGCTTTTGAAATGGATCCGTCAGATTTATTCGAAGCTTTAAATAATGGTGAAAAAATAATCGTAATCGATGCCAGAAGAGCTTTTGGTTATGATGAAGAGCATATTCCGAATGCGATTAATATTCCGCATCGCGAAATGAATCTAGAAACGACAAAGGATTTAGATAAAGATGTTTTGTATGTAACGTATTGCACCGGAATTGGCTGTAACGCGTCTACAAAAGGAGCTTTGAATATGACGAAATTAGGTTTTAAAGTAAAAGAGCTAATTGGCGGACTGGAATGGTGGAAAATCGACGGATATGCAACCGAAGGAACAAAAGGCGAAAAACAAGGTTTAAAAATAGAATGCGCTTGTTGA
- a CDS encoding SRPBCC family protein, which yields MATNISTIVLNASVEKVWNALTQPELVKQWQYGSDLLTTWKTGSEIRFRNEWDGQVFEQWGTVLEVVPNQKIKYSLFFPRPGLEDKPENYFIMNYVLSEENQKTKLEIIQEDNRPGAVQEEPQGEENPILQGLKALIES from the coding sequence ATGGCAACAAATATTTCTACAATCGTTTTAAATGCATCAGTTGAAAAAGTATGGAATGCATTAACACAACCAGAATTAGTCAAACAATGGCAATACGGAAGCGATTTGCTTACGACTTGGAAAACTGGAAGCGAAATCAGATTTAGAAATGAATGGGATGGTCAAGTTTTTGAACAATGGGGAACTGTTTTAGAAGTTGTTCCAAATCAGAAAATCAAATACTCTCTGTTTTTTCCAAGACCTGGTTTAGAAGATAAACCGGAGAATTATTTTATAATGAATTATGTTTTATCTGAAGAAAATCAGAAAACAAAACTTGAAATAATTCAAGAAGATAATCGTCCAGGCGCAGTTCAAGAAGAACCGCAAGGCGAAGAGAATCCGATTTTACAAGGCTTAAAAGCTTTAATAGAATCGTAA
- a CDS encoding tetratricopeptide repeat protein: protein MKKNFVLFLTFNSFLALNAQNVEEKIAAKACECLEKSSKITEDVFRDCLTKPMGELILTDKDPKVRESINTVEGIQGMILRVQGIISKKCPNLVPEVIENKDNIFYSESKDKNAQNSYIIAKDFMRQNNYKMAVESFQLALKSDPNFVLALDDIAVSYRQLNDYDNAIKYYKKSLEIYPEGNFALMNIGVVYTLKSDFKTAIGYYEKLIQYHPDNAEGYFGAGKNYFMLKDDEKALDNIFIAHIIYTNENSEYAKDSEQLLGAIYQKMKSENKEDLFKKIAEKNNVKIE from the coding sequence ATGAAAAAAAACTTCGTGTTGTTCTTGACTTTCAACAGCTTTCTAGCACTTAATGCACAAAATGTCGAAGAAAAAATAGCGGCAAAAGCATGCGAGTGTTTAGAAAAAAGTTCAAAAATTACTGAAGATGTTTTTAGGGACTGTCTAACTAAACCAATGGGCGAACTGATTCTGACAGATAAAGATCCAAAAGTGAGAGAATCTATCAATACAGTTGAGGGCATTCAAGGCATGATTCTGAGAGTTCAAGGTATCATTTCAAAAAAATGTCCAAACTTAGTTCCAGAAGTAATAGAAAACAAAGACAATATTTTCTATAGTGAATCAAAAGACAAAAACGCACAGAACTCTTATATAATTGCAAAAGATTTTATGCGTCAGAACAACTATAAAATGGCTGTTGAGAGTTTTCAGCTGGCTTTAAAATCAGATCCAAACTTTGTTCTTGCACTTGATGATATTGCTGTTTCTTATAGACAGTTAAACGATTATGATAATGCCATTAAATATTACAAAAAATCACTAGAGATTTATCCCGAAGGAAATTTTGCTTTAATGAACATTGGAGTTGTTTATACTTTAAAATCTGATTTTAAAACCGCGATCGGTTATTACGAAAAACTAATTCAATATCATCCAGACAACGCCGAAGGTTATTTTGGTGCAGGAAAGAACTATTTCATGCTCAAAGACGATGAAAAAGCATTAGATAATATTTTTATTGCACATATCATTTATACCAACGAAAATTCTGAATATGCGAAAGATTCTGAACAACTCCTTGGTGCTATTTATCAGAAAATGAAATCGGAAAACAAAGAAGATTTATTCAAAAAAATCGCTGAGAAAAACAACGTTAAAATAGAATAA
- a CDS encoding M28 family peptidase, with product MRKNPTSILAIVCVLALLGIIYATMMPQGISKDDEALAEFSTERALNQVEIIAQKPHYVGSTNHELVANYLKLELNRIGLETSVQEGFTLNDKGLLVKSKNILARIKGTNNTKALLLLSHYDSAPHSFSKGASDDASGVATILEGVRAFLYSKHPQKNDIIILFSDAEELGLNGAALFVNKHPWAKDVGLVLNFEARGSSGPSYMLMETNKGNQALVKEFTKAKPSYPVSNSLMYSIYKMLPNDTDLTVFREQGNIQGFNFAFIDGHFNYHTQQDDVQHLNKTTLAHQGTYIMPLLKYFTNIDLNQTESTEDNVYFNVPFTFISYPFTWVMPMTLIALGLLIVFIFVGKAKRIITFTEIFKGFVPLLGSIIIAGLVTFLGWKLLLEIYPQYSDLLNGFTYNGHAYIGAFVTLSIAICFAFYHHFSEAKITMNHFVAPLLLWIIINAFLANSLTGAGFLIIPVYFGILLFGIFVFTQHYSLGLNLIFSIPALAIIAPFIVMFPIGLGLKILYGSAVLTVLLFGLLLPIFGAFAKKGAWIVVFFLTSIAFFVYAGYNSGYEYGKAKSNSLLYVYNADNNSAVWTTYDTNLDEWTKSYLGEKNQKAVGLNTLPLASKYNTTFTYSAIAPVVEVPKPTIQFLRDSVIGNNRYLKIKITPNRKVNRYDIYANPKMTFFNFKANGVTTSGEKGNRLQREDSKILCYYVVGNEPLEMEFYINKSSIFDMDLIESSFDLMSNPLLNVKPRNNWMMPTPFVLNDAVLIQQKIKRYTPPVKPIAPVVPVDSLAVSKDSLKPVVVKPE from the coding sequence ATGAGAAAAAACCCCACCTCAATTCTCGCCATAGTCTGCGTTTTAGCTTTACTCGGTATTATATATGCCACGATGATGCCGCAAGGAATTTCGAAAGATGACGAAGCGCTGGCCGAATTTTCGACCGAAAGAGCCTTAAATCAGGTTGAAATTATTGCACAGAAACCGCACTATGTCGGATCTACCAATCACGAACTAGTTGCTAATTATCTTAAGCTTGAATTAAATAGAATAGGTTTAGAAACAAGTGTTCAGGAAGGTTTTACTCTAAATGATAAAGGTCTTTTGGTAAAGTCAAAAAATATTTTGGCTCGAATTAAAGGAACAAACAATACAAAAGCACTTTTACTTCTTTCTCATTATGACAGTGCACCTCACTCTTTTTCAAAAGGAGCAAGCGATGACGCTTCTGGCGTTGCAACAATTTTAGAAGGTGTACGTGCCTTTTTATACTCAAAACATCCTCAAAAGAACGATATTATCATCTTATTTTCTGATGCAGAAGAATTAGGGTTAAACGGAGCAGCTTTATTCGTAAACAAGCATCCTTGGGCAAAAGATGTTGGTTTGGTTTTAAATTTTGAAGCAAGAGGAAGTTCTGGGCCAAGCTACATGCTAATGGAAACCAATAAAGGAAACCAAGCGCTAGTTAAAGAATTTACTAAAGCAAAACCTTCTTACCCAGTCTCAAATTCTTTGATGTACAGTATTTACAAAATGCTTCCTAACGACACTGATCTAACTGTCTTTAGAGAACAAGGAAACATTCAAGGTTTCAATTTTGCTTTTATCGATGGTCATTTCAACTATCACACACAACAAGATGATGTTCAGCATCTAAACAAAACTACATTAGCACATCAAGGCACTTACATCATGCCTTTGCTGAAATACTTCACCAATATTGATTTAAACCAAACGGAGTCTACAGAAGATAATGTTTATTTCAATGTTCCTTTTACCTTCATTAGTTATCCGTTTACTTGGGTAATGCCAATGACACTTATTGCTCTAGGTTTATTGATTGTTTTCATTTTTGTTGGAAAAGCAAAAAGAATCATCACTTTCACAGAAATTTTCAAAGGGTTTGTTCCGCTTCTAGGATCTATTATAATTGCAGGATTAGTAACCTTTTTAGGATGGAAACTTCTTCTTGAAATTTATCCGCAATATTCTGATCTTCTAAACGGATTTACCTATAACGGGCATGCCTATATTGGTGCTTTTGTTACTTTGAGCATTGCTATTTGTTTTGCTTTCTATCATCATTTCTCTGAAGCTAAAATTACCATGAACCATTTTGTGGCGCCTCTATTGCTTTGGATTATCATTAATGCTTTTTTAGCCAACAGCTTAACTGGTGCAGGCTTTTTAATCATTCCTGTATATTTCGGAATTTTATTATTCGGAATCTTTGTCTTTACACAGCACTATAGTTTAGGATTGAATTTAATATTCTCTATTCCTGCCCTAGCAATTATTGCGCCTTTTATTGTAATGTTTCCAATTGGTTTAGGACTTAAAATATTATATGGAAGTGCCGTTTTAACCGTTTTGCTATTCGGATTATTGCTTCCGATATTTGGAGCTTTTGCTAAAAAAGGAGCTTGGATTGTTGTTTTCTTTCTTACTTCTATCGCATTTTTCGTTTACGCAGGATACAATTCTGGCTACGAATACGGAAAAGCCAAATCAAACAGCTTGTTATATGTTTACAATGCCGATAACAATTCTGCTGTTTGGACCACTTATGACACAAATTTAGACGAATGGACTAAATCGTATTTAGGCGAGAAAAATCAAAAAGCAGTTGGGTTAAATACGCTTCCGCTGGCAAGTAAATACAATACAACGTTTACTTATAGCGCAATTGCTCCAGTTGTTGAAGTGCCAAAACCGACAATTCAATTTTTAAGAGACAGCGTAATTGGAAATAATAGATATCTGAAAATCAAAATTACTCCAAACAGAAAAGTAAACCGTTACGACATTTATGCTAATCCAAAAATGACATTTTTTAACTTTAAAGCAAACGGAGTGACAACTTCTGGCGAAAAAGGAAACCGTCTGCAAAGAGAAGACAGTAAAATTTTATGTTATTATGTTGTAGGCAACGAACCGCTTGAAATGGAATTCTACATCAATAAATCATCTATTTTTGATATGGATTTAATCGAGAGTTCGTTCGATTTAATGAGCAATCCGCTATTAAATGTTAAACCAAGAAATAATTGGATGATGCCAACGCCATTCGTTTTAAATGACGCAGTATTAATACAACAAAAAATCAAAAGATATACGCCACCAGTAAAACCAATTGCCCCTGTTGTGCCTGTAGATAGTTTGGCTGTAAGTAAAGATAGTTTGAAACCTGTAGTTGTTAAACCAGAATAA
- a CDS encoding bifunctional GNAT family N-acetyltransferase/carbon-nitrogen hydrolase family protein, with translation MQAKIKKVELRNLEIEDYKQLKKSMIESYPEMADSYWRSEDIERLLSIFPEGQLVILVDGKVVGSALSLIVDEKLVEKRHNYQQISGDYTFSTHNPNAEILYGIDVFIHPNYRGLRLGRRLYDARKELCEQLNLKAIVFAGRIPNYREHAKKMSPKTYIEKVRTKELYDPVLSFQLSNDFHVLRIIKNYLEGDEESKEFAVLLEWNNIYYDDSPKLINLKKNIIRLGLIQWQMRPLNNVEALFEQAEFFIDAVSGYGSDFALFPELFIAPLMADYNHLSEAEAIRELARHSDPIRKRFQEFAISYNINIITGSMPYLEGGNLYNVGFLCKRDGTSEMYTKIHITPNEVIHWGMKGGSQFKTFDTDCGKIGILICYDVEFPELSRLLADEGMDILFVPFLTDTQNGYTRVKHCSQARAIENECYVAIAGCVGNLPKVNNMDIQYAQSSVFTPSDFAFPSNGIKAEATPNTEMTLIVDVDLNLLKELHEHGSVKTLKDRRSDLYEIKKLNS, from the coding sequence ATGCAAGCAAAAATTAAAAAAGTAGAGTTAAGAAATCTTGAAATAGAAGACTATAAACAATTAAAGAAATCAATGATTGAGTCATATCCAGAAATGGCAGATTCTTATTGGAGATCTGAGGATATAGAAAGACTTCTTTCAATTTTTCCAGAAGGACAGCTGGTGATTTTGGTTGACGGAAAAGTTGTTGGCTCTGCCCTATCTCTTATTGTTGACGAAAAATTAGTAGAAAAAAGACATAATTATCAGCAAATTAGTGGCGATTATACCTTTTCGACCCACAATCCAAATGCTGAAATTTTATACGGCATAGATGTTTTTATTCACCCCAATTATAGAGGCTTGCGTTTAGGGCGCCGTTTGTATGATGCAAGAAAGGAACTTTGCGAACAATTGAACCTCAAGGCGATTGTCTTTGCAGGGAGAATTCCGAACTATAGAGAACATGCCAAAAAGATGTCTCCAAAAACGTATATCGAAAAAGTGCGTACCAAAGAATTGTACGATCCAGTTCTTTCTTTTCAGTTAAGCAACGATTTTCATGTTTTGAGAATCATCAAGAATTATCTGGAAGGTGACGAAGAATCGAAAGAATTTGCGGTTCTATTGGAATGGAATAATATTTACTATGATGATAGTCCGAAACTGATTAATTTAAAGAAAAACATTATTCGTCTAGGACTAATTCAGTGGCAGATGCGTCCGCTTAATAATGTTGAAGCACTTTTTGAACAAGCAGAATTTTTTATTGATGCCGTTTCGGGTTATGGTTCTGATTTTGCTTTGTTTCCAGAATTGTTTATTGCGCCATTAATGGCCGATTATAATCATCTATCTGAGGCAGAAGCCATTCGTGAACTTGCCCGCCACTCTGATCCTATTAGAAAGCGTTTTCAGGAATTTGCCATTTCATACAATATCAACATTATTACAGGAAGTATGCCTTATTTAGAAGGCGGAAATCTTTACAATGTTGGATTTTTATGTAAAAGAGACGGAACTTCAGAAATGTATACCAAAATTCATATTACACCAAATGAAGTTATTCATTGGGGAATGAAAGGCGGATCTCAATTTAAAACCTTTGATACCGATTGTGGTAAAATCGGAATTTTAATCTGCTATGATGTCGAGTTTCCTGAACTTTCGAGACTTTTAGCAGATGAAGGAATGGATATTTTGTTTGTGCCATTTTTAACCGATACTCAAAACGGTTATACTCGTGTAAAACATTGTTCGCAAGCGCGTGCTATCGAAAATGAGTGTTATGTAGCCATAGCAGGTTGCGTTGGAAATCTTCCGAAAGTAAATAATATGGATATACAATATGCGCAGTCTTCTGTATTTACGCCATCAGATTTTGCTTTTCCAAGTAACGGAATCAAAGCAGAAGCTACTCCAAACACAGAAATGACGCTTATTGTTGATGTTGATTTAAATTTATTAAAAGAGCTTCACGAACATGGAAGTGTAAAAACATTAAAAGACCGTAGATCTGACCTTTACGAAATTAAAAAATTGAATTCATGA
- a CDS encoding single-stranded DNA-binding protein produces the protein MSAIRNKVQLIGNVGNDPEIKTLESGRKLAHLTIATNEIYRNDKGEKVEQTEWHRITAWGKTAEIIEKYVVKGKEIAVEGKLTHRSYDDKNGEKRYITEVVIDEILLLSK, from the coding sequence ATGAGTGCAATTAGAAACAAAGTACAATTAATCGGGAATGTTGGTAATGATCCAGAAATTAAAACATTAGAAAGCGGGAGAAAACTTGCGCATCTTACAATCGCAACAAATGAGATTTATAGAAATGATAAAGGCGAAAAAGTAGAGCAAACCGAATGGCATCGCATAACTGCTTGGGGGAAAACAGCGGAAATTATCGAAAAGTATGTTGTAAAAGGGAAAGAAATCGCTGTTGAAGGAAAACTAACGCACAGAAGCTACGATGACAAAAACGGCGAAAAGCGCTATATAACGGAGGTTGTTATAGATGAAATTTTACTGTTGAGTAAATAA
- a CDS encoding DUF2461 domain-containing protein, whose translation MKNDITIPKSSLDFLVELKQNNNKPWFEQHKSQYLIELNHIENFAGALLKELSKTDVLENTSGKKSVYRIYRDIRFSKDKTPFKHYWGGSYTRATAARRGGYYFHLEKGNSFFAGGFWGPNATDLKRIRTEFAQDPETFQEILNSESFKSNFGTLQGEQLKTKPKGFDVDHPAIDLLRFKQFLVIKRFTDEEVLSPQFLELALDAFKNMRPFFDYMSEVLITDANGVSIL comes from the coding sequence ATGAAAAACGATATTACAATACCGAAATCAAGTCTTGACTTTTTGGTTGAGCTAAAACAAAATAACAACAAACCCTGGTTCGAACAGCATAAATCACAATATTTAATAGAACTTAATCATATTGAAAACTTTGCAGGCGCTTTACTAAAAGAGCTTTCCAAAACTGATGTTTTAGAAAATACTTCTGGCAAAAAAAGCGTTTATAGAATCTATCGCGATATTCGTTTTTCTAAAGATAAAACACCTTTTAAACATTATTGGGGCGGAAGTTACACACGTGCAACTGCAGCACGACGCGGCGGTTATTATTTTCATCTCGAAAAAGGAAACAGTTTTTTTGCAGGTGGTTTTTGGGGACCAAACGCAACAGATTTAAAACGAATAAGAACAGAATTTGCTCAAGATCCCGAAACCTTTCAGGAAATATTGAATTCAGAATCTTTTAAAAGCAATTTTGGAACTTTGCAAGGCGAACAGCTTAAAACAAAACCAAAAGGTTTTGATGTAGATCATCCTGCAATTGATTTACTTCGTTTCAAACAATTTTTGGTTATAAAACGTTTTACTGATGAAGAAGTATTGAGTCCACAATTTTTAGAACTGGCTTTAGATGCTTTCAAAAACATGCGACCTTTCTTTGATTATATGAGCGAAGTACTTATAACCGATGCTAATGGCGTTTCAATTTTATAA